A stretch of Kyrpidia spormannii DNA encodes these proteins:
- the hslO gene encoding Hsp33 family molecular chaperone HslO, with the protein MGHRRENRDRHSGGKTLHDYIVRAVARSGKVRAYAARTTELVEELRRRHGTWPVVTAALGRAATVGAMIGAMLKGDQRLTVQVMGDGPVGTIVVDADAAGRVRGFADHPNVDLPLNDQGKLDVAGAVGKGALYVVKDLGFGEPYRGSVPLVSGELGEDFAYYFAVSEQLPSSVGVGVLVDTHGRVKQAGGFIIQSFPGLSEEETTDLEGALTSIPSVTAMLDRGVTPEELLAHVVPDVRVLDRVPVAFRCRCSRQRIERILVALGKEERESLCQEQGGAEVRCQFCGKVYRFSCEALRALDEGRSV; encoded by the coding sequence ATGGGTCATCGGCGCGAGAACCGGGATCGACATTCGGGAGGGAAGACTTTGCATGACTACATAGTCCGTGCAGTGGCCCGTTCTGGCAAAGTGCGCGCTTATGCAGCCAGGACGACGGAATTGGTGGAAGAATTGAGGCGCCGCCACGGCACTTGGCCCGTGGTGACAGCTGCCTTGGGCCGGGCAGCCACCGTCGGCGCGATGATAGGGGCCATGTTGAAAGGAGATCAGCGTCTCACTGTTCAAGTCATGGGAGACGGCCCCGTCGGAACCATCGTTGTGGATGCTGACGCGGCAGGCCGGGTTCGGGGCTTCGCGGATCACCCAAATGTGGATCTCCCGTTGAACGATCAAGGAAAACTTGATGTCGCAGGTGCCGTAGGAAAAGGGGCTCTCTATGTCGTAAAAGATTTAGGGTTCGGGGAGCCTTATCGAGGTAGTGTCCCTCTCGTGTCTGGCGAGCTCGGGGAGGATTTCGCGTATTACTTCGCGGTTTCAGAGCAATTGCCATCCTCGGTGGGCGTAGGGGTGTTGGTGGATACACATGGAAGGGTCAAACAGGCCGGCGGATTTATCATCCAGTCATTTCCGGGCCTGTCTGAAGAGGAAACCACCGATCTGGAAGGGGCGCTGACCAGTATCCCATCGGTGACCGCGATGTTGGACCGGGGTGTGACTCCCGAAGAGCTGTTGGCGCATGTGGTCCCGGATGTCCGGGTTCTCGATCGGGTACCCGTTGCGTTTCGGTGCAGGTGTTCTCGACAACGGATCGAAAGGATTTTGGTGGCTCTGGGCAAGGAAGAGCGAGAATCCCTTTGCCAGGAACAAGGCGGCGCCGAAGTTCGGTGCCAGTTTTGTGGGAAGGTGTACCGGTTTAGTTGTGAAGCACTTCGGGCTTTGGACGAAGGACGATCGGTGTAG
- a CDS encoding type III pantothenate kinase, giving the protein MLLTMDVGNTNIVLGVYKGRDLLYHWRMATAREKTEDELGMMIKSLFADQGVSVSDIDGVVISSVVPPLMLALDRMSKKYFHKKPLIIGPGIRTGLPIKIENPKEVGADRIVNCVGAIELYGPPLVIVDFGTATTFDVVNERGEYLGGPIAPGIAISVEALFQRAAKLPRIELVKPDHVLGRNTIDMMQSGVIYGFVGQVDGLVTRIRRELGLPFRVIATGGLAELISSESETIEEVNPYLTLHGLRIIWERNR; this is encoded by the coding sequence ATGTTATTGACGATGGATGTAGGGAACACCAATATTGTGCTGGGTGTCTATAAGGGTCGCGATCTTCTTTATCACTGGCGCATGGCCACTGCCCGGGAAAAAACGGAAGATGAACTGGGCATGATGATTAAAAGCTTATTCGCCGATCAGGGCGTGTCCGTATCGGATATTGACGGCGTCGTGATTTCCTCCGTGGTCCCCCCATTGATGCTGGCCTTGGATCGCATGTCGAAAAAATATTTTCACAAAAAACCGTTAATCATAGGTCCGGGGATTCGCACTGGCCTTCCGATCAAGATCGAAAATCCCAAAGAAGTGGGGGCGGATCGCATCGTCAATTGCGTGGGCGCCATCGAGCTTTACGGGCCGCCTCTGGTGATCGTCGATTTTGGAACGGCCACCACCTTTGACGTAGTGAATGAACGGGGAGAATATTTGGGCGGGCCGATCGCTCCAGGTATCGCGATCTCGGTGGAAGCTTTATTTCAGAGGGCCGCGAAGCTGCCCCGGATCGAGTTGGTCAAGCCCGATCACGTTTTGGGCCGCAATACCATCGACATGATGCAGTCCGGCGTCATCTACGGATTTGTGGGCCAAGTGGACGGGCTCGTAACGCGGATTCGCCGGGAGCTGGGCCTGCCTTTTCGCGTCATCGCGACTGGAGGCCTGGCCGAGTTGATCAGTTCGGAATCGGAAACCATCGAAGAGGTTAACCCTTATTTAACCCTTCATGGCTTGCGGATCATTTGGGAACGAAATCGCTGA
- the nadB gene encoding L-aspartate oxidase, producing the protein MVVPRYVASVDPREAPAHEVDAVVIGAGIAGLYAALKLAAWGKVAVLYKGAPEDSNTFAAQGGIAAAVGVDDSPDLHAQDTLAAGAGLNEPEAVRTLVEEAPSVIRDLIEQGASFDRSDGEYALTREAAHSRRRILHSGGDATGKGIASALLRQVGRHPNITLWEQTMVVDLLTVGGRCVGAVAVQEDGRETVWHVFVGAATILATGGAGQLFARTTNPAGATGDGIALAYRAGAEVRDLEFVQFHPTAYAGEGAPAFLLSEALRGEGAVLRNRDGHRFLENHPQRELAPRDVVARAIAKELNQGEESRVYLDMTHRPAEWLRDRFPNIYDFLLGQGVDMARDWIPVAPAAHYMMGGVVTDLDGRTTIPGLFAVGETASTGVQGANRLASNSLIEGAVFARRAAERARQEGFRRRRSLSLNGPEVADEGYPSSIRSLPDPRVPGAIESFRRELQRLMMKEVGVFRSGDSIARALSGLGRWLPSLVYPVRNRAEAEWVNLLTTAFLVVEAAQLRKESRGAHYRHDFPETNDTEWRAHLVFSRDRGAYIREVDR; encoded by the coding sequence ATGGTTGTGCCCCGATACGTGGCATCCGTGGATCCAAGAGAGGCCCCGGCCCATGAGGTGGATGCTGTGGTGATCGGTGCCGGGATCGCCGGGTTATATGCGGCATTGAAGCTGGCCGCCTGGGGCAAAGTGGCGGTTCTATACAAAGGCGCCCCGGAGGACAGTAACACCTTTGCCGCCCAGGGCGGCATTGCTGCCGCGGTGGGCGTCGACGATTCTCCCGATTTACATGCTCAGGATACCCTGGCTGCCGGAGCCGGCCTCAACGAACCGGAGGCGGTTCGGACGTTAGTAGAAGAGGCGCCCTCTGTCATCCGGGACTTGATCGAGCAAGGTGCCTCCTTTGACCGATCGGACGGGGAGTATGCTTTAACCCGGGAAGCGGCGCACAGTCGTCGGCGGATACTTCACTCGGGGGGCGACGCCACGGGGAAAGGGATTGCTTCCGCGCTCCTGCGGCAGGTTGGTAGACATCCGAACATCACCTTGTGGGAACAAACGATGGTTGTCGACCTCTTGACGGTGGGCGGGCGTTGCGTCGGGGCGGTCGCAGTTCAGGAGGATGGCCGGGAAACGGTTTGGCACGTTTTCGTGGGCGCGGCCACCATCTTGGCCACCGGGGGAGCGGGTCAATTGTTCGCCCGGACCACAAACCCTGCAGGGGCTACAGGGGACGGGATCGCCCTGGCCTACCGCGCCGGCGCCGAGGTGAGGGATCTCGAATTTGTCCAGTTCCACCCCACGGCTTATGCAGGTGAAGGTGCTCCCGCCTTCCTTTTGTCGGAGGCTTTGCGGGGAGAGGGAGCGGTGTTGCGCAATCGGGACGGACATCGTTTTCTAGAAAATCACCCACAGCGCGAGTTGGCGCCGAGGGATGTGGTGGCGAGGGCGATTGCCAAAGAGTTAAACCAGGGAGAAGAATCGAGGGTGTACCTTGATATGACCCATCGGCCCGCGGAGTGGCTGAGGGATCGGTTCCCGAATATCTACGATTTTTTACTGGGCCAAGGAGTAGACATGGCCAGGGATTGGATTCCGGTAGCGCCTGCCGCCCACTACATGATGGGCGGCGTGGTGACCGATTTAGACGGGCGGACGACGATTCCTGGGCTTTTTGCTGTCGGCGAAACGGCCTCCACCGGTGTTCAGGGAGCGAATCGATTGGCCAGCAACTCCCTGATCGAGGGAGCCGTCTTCGCCCGACGCGCTGCAGAGCGGGCTCGGCAAGAAGGGTTCCGCCGCCGGCGCTCCTTGTCGCTGAACGGACCGGAAGTCGCAGATGAGGGGTACCCCTCGTCTATTCGCAGCCTACCTGATCCGCGGGTGCCAGGGGCCATTGAATCGTTTCGCCGGGAGCTACAAAGGCTGATGATGAAAGAGGTCGGTGTCTTTCGGTCCGGGGACTCCATCGCTCGGGCCTTATCAGGGCTTGGCCGGTGGCTGCCGTCTTTGGTTTACCCGGTTCGAAATCGTGCCGAGGCGGAATGGGTCAACCTGCTGACCACCGCGTTTCTAGTGGTTGAAGCGGCACAGTTGCGCAAGGAGTCTCGGGGAGCACACTATCGGCATGATTTCCCGGAGACGAACGATACCGAGTGGCGAGCTCATCTCGTGTTTTCTCGGGATCGAGGTGCCTACATCCGGGAGGTGGACAGATAG
- the nadC gene encoding carboxylating nicotinate-nucleotide diphosphorylase, whose translation MELDKEEILEVVKRALREDVGHGDVTTRHVVPAGARARGTFRAKSSGVIAGLPVARQVFEILDPEVTFQESLREGESVGPGQIVAVVEGRASSILTGERVALNFLQRLSGIATKTAKFVESVRYYHARITDTRKTTPGLRALEKYAVRVGGGYNHRFGLFDAVLIKDNHIAVAGGVKQAIMAVRRGAPHTMKIEVEVETFEQIDEALEVKADIIMLDNMTVEQMKEAVERINGRAVVEASGGVTEENVVDIAKTGVDYISVGALTHSSTALDISLDLDLVPSEAEEGQSSASE comes from the coding sequence ATGGAACTGGATAAGGAAGAAATCCTGGAGGTGGTGAAGCGAGCCCTCCGGGAGGATGTTGGACACGGAGATGTCACAACGCGTCATGTTGTTCCTGCAGGGGCTCGAGCCCGGGGTACGTTTCGGGCAAAGAGTTCGGGTGTGATCGCGGGTTTGCCCGTGGCCCGTCAGGTTTTTGAGATTCTCGATCCCGAAGTCACCTTCCAAGAATCGCTGCGGGAAGGAGAGTCCGTGGGCCCCGGACAGATCGTCGCCGTGGTTGAAGGGCGAGCTTCCTCCATTCTGACGGGGGAGCGGGTGGCACTGAACTTCCTGCAAAGGCTTTCGGGGATTGCCACCAAAACGGCCAAATTCGTGGAGTCGGTCCGGTATTATCATGCGAGGATTACGGACACTCGCAAGACGACTCCGGGCCTCCGCGCGTTGGAAAAGTATGCCGTGCGGGTGGGCGGAGGGTATAATCACCGCTTTGGTCTCTTTGATGCCGTGCTCATCAAAGATAATCACATTGCTGTGGCCGGAGGCGTCAAACAAGCGATCATGGCCGTCAGACGCGGGGCTCCCCATACCATGAAGATCGAGGTCGAGGTGGAAACCTTCGAGCAAATTGACGAGGCACTGGAAGTCAAAGCGGACATTATCATGTTGGACAACATGACGGTGGAGCAGATGAAGGAAGCGGTGGAGCGCATCAATGGCCGGGCGGTGGTCGAAGCATCCGGTGGGGTAACAGAGGAAAACGTGGTAGACATCGCGAAAACGGGTGTTGATTACATATCGGTCGGGGCTTTGACCCATTCATCGACCGCCCTGGATATTTCTCTCGATCTCGATCTGGTTCCCAGCGAAGCTGAGGAGGGCCAGTCATCGGCGTCCGAATGA